The Ketobacter alkanivorans genome includes the window TAAACTGAGCCATGGCCAGCACGCTATCCACGTTGCGATTGATCTCGTTGAGCTGACTCATGTTGGCAATGAAATTCATCCGCAAAAAACCTTTACGCCCCAATACGCGAATGTTGTAGTTCAGGGTGTGATCCTCCATATCCCCAAATTTCAGCTCCTGGGCCCAGTGCAGCTTGTGCTCTACACCATCGTAATAAGGGGGCGCAGCCCAATCCACCAGTTCAATCGCTTCATAGCCCAAGCGCACGCGCTCTTTACTTTCATCTCGAGTGCTGGATTGCATATCCTGCAACAGCTCAGCGTAATCTATTTCGTGGGCATCCTCGTCGGATACATAGCCGTCTTCACTGTAATCAATGGTTACCCCCCAGGAATCAGCATCGAGCGGCGATTTGCCAGCCGGAAACAACATACCCAAAGGCGGTTCGCCTTCAGGGTTGCCCCAGGCTTCCACCAACACACGCTGGGAATCCTGCGGGGACAGATAGTAGTAACCATCGGGTACGTCCAGGGTTGCCACGCCATTAGGCAAGGCAATCGTGCCGGTCTGGCGGTCGAGGCTGGCGTCAAACTGGGCCACCCAGGCTTCAAACTTAGCCTGCTCATCCATGATCTGTGATTCTTCTGCTGTCGGTTGCGGAGCATCCGCCAACAGGGGTGAGGAAAGCGTGGATAACATTGCAAATGCACACAGAAATGCGCCGAACCAAGGGGTTCGAGTCATGTGAATCTCCTTTTTTTAGACAAATGCACTACCTCAAGTAGCACTTGATACGGATTTGGTTTGGTTATTAGAAATACAGGCCCATCTG containing:
- a CDS encoding DUF2167 domain-containing protein, with translation MTRTPWFGAFLCAFAMLSTLSSPLLADAPQPTAEESQIMDEQAKFEAWVAQFDASLDRQTGTIALPNGVATLDVPDGYYYLSPQDSQRVLVEAWGNPEGEPPLGMLFPAGKSPLDADSWGVTIDYSEDGYVSDEDAHEIDYAELLQDMQSSTRDESKERVRLGYEAIELVDWAAPPYYDGVEHKLHWAQELKFGDMEDHTLNYNIRVLGRKGFLRMNFIANMSQLNEINRNVDSVLAMAQFNDGYRYEQFDPEYDKYAAYGIGGLVAGKVLAKTGLLAGLLIFGKKFGVFIIAGLLGLGAKLFKRNKA